The proteins below come from a single Malus domestica chromosome 03, GDT2T_hap1 genomic window:
- the LOC139194851 gene encoding protein NETWORKED 1C-like, which yields MSRKDIKSEGKILHIEEDTRRINERAVKAEGEVETLKQAIAKLNEEKEAADLQNQQCLETISTLEHKIASAQEEARRLHSEIDDGIANLKGSEEKCILLTQSNQTLQSELESLVQKMESQGEELTEKQQELGRLWTSIQEERLRFMEAETAFQTLQHLHSHSQEKLRSMYSELQDGALIMKDMETRNQVLEDEVQNSKEENKRLSPEFPARACCSSLSHTNHLMFEP from the coding sequence ATGTCTAGAAAAGATATCAAATCTGAAGGAAAAATACTGCATATTGAGGAGGATACAAGGAGAATTAATGAGCGAGCTGTTAAAGCCGAAGGTGAAGTTGAAACCTTGAAGCAAGCAATTGCCAAGTTAAATGAAGAGAAGGAAGCTGCTGATCTCCAGAACCAGCAGTGCTTGGAAACCATATCTACTCTGGAGCATAAGATAGCTAGTGCCCAAGAGGAGGCCCGACGGCTACACTCTGAAATAGATGATGGGATTGCAAATTTAAAGGGTTCTGAAGAAAAGTGCATTCTGCTGACACAATCAAATCAGACGCTCCAATCTGAGTTGGAGTCTTTGGTGCAGAAAATGGAATCTCAGGGTGAAGAACTTACCGAGAAGCAGCAGGAGTTGGGCAGACTCTGGACTTCCATACAAGAAGAGCGTTTGCGATTCATGGAGGCTGAAACTGCTTTCCAGACACTGCAGCATTTGCATTCTCATTCGCAGGAGAAACTTAGATCTATGTATTCTGAACTTCAGGATGGAGCTTTAATTATGAAGGACATGGAAACGCGTAATCAGGTTTTGGAGGACGAAGTCCAGAATTCGAAGGAGGAAAACAAGAGGCTGAGCCCGGAATTCCCTGCAAGAGCTTGCTGTAGTTCTCTGAGTCACACCAATCATCTGATGTTTGAACCGTAG
- the LOC103432410 gene encoding uncharacterized protein encodes MEAAEVLQLYELRYSDLVLVSSNDESLSSAEELERAESTSKAIMEALGPTGPGLLAITGVPKSASLRRALLPLARKLALLNPNHRKGILKDHSLGSDVPLKNPERNVSSFAMQIKYSHDFDEPQWNSEHGSVNEFENLGNGFRELGFCMMELGLKLARVCDRAIGGNELEESLLESCSAKARLIHYHSPLDSSVLVEEAMSMKRTSKRPFNSSKNWIGDKRKQVSGICSDNLWQQWHYDYGIFTVLTAPMFLLSNHPQAKEEGDQEYAYPNGNTYLQIFDPRKDNVFMVKASPESFIVQVGESANIISRGKLRATLHSVCRPSKFENLSRETFVVFLQPAWNKTFSVTDYSMDKSLEISSEVKQVDDPEQSRLTEEIQKIVPPLALRLKDGMTFADFSRETTKQYYGGSGLQSNR; translated from the exons ATGGAAGCCGCCGAAGTGCTACAACTCTACGAGCTCCGCTACTCCGATCTCGTACTCGTGTCGTCAAACGATGAATCATTGTCGTCGGCAGAAGAGCTCGAAAGGGCGGAGTCGACGAGCAAAGCCATAATGGAAGCCCTAGGTCCCACAGGCCCAGGTCTTCTCGCCATTACCGGCGTCCCCAAATCCGCCTCTCTCCGCCGTGCCCTCCTCCCTCTCGCTCGCAAGCTTGCCCTTCTCAACCCTAATCATCGCAAAGGCATTCTCAAG GATCACAGCTTGGGGAGTGATGTGCCTTTGAAAAACCCTGAGAGAAATGTGTCGTCTTTCGCAATGCAAATCAAATATTCACATGATTTTGATGAACCCCAATGGAATTCTGAACATGGATCCGTGAATGAGTTTGAGAATCTCGGAAATGGATTTAGGGAGTTGGGGTTTTGCATGATGGAGCTAGGCCTTAAACTTGCTCGAGTATGCGATCGTGCCATTGGTGGAAATGAGCTTGAGGAGAGCTTGTTGGAGTCCTGCTCTGCCAAAGCTCGTCTCATTCACTATCATTCACCGCTTGATAGTTCCGTTCTTGTTGAAGAAGCAATGAGCATGAAGAGAACATCGAAAAGACCCTTCAATTCTAGCAAAAATTGGATTGGTGACAAACGCAAACAAGTTTCGGGGATTTGCTCTGATAATCTGTGGCAGCAATGGCATTATGATTATGGGATTTTcaccgtcttgacagctccgATGTTTCTCTTGTCAAATCATCCACAAGCGAAAGAAGAAGGGGATCAAGAGTATGCTTACCCTAATGGAAATACTTATTTACAAATATTTGATCCCAGAAAGGATAATGTGTTCATGGTGAAGGCCTCTCCTGAGAGTTTTATAGTTCAGGTTGGCGAGTCGGCTAATATCATATCACGAGGAAAGCTCCGTGCCACCCTTCACTCTGTTTGCAGGCCTTCCAAGTTCGAAAATTTGAGCAGAGAAACTTTTGTTGTGTTCTTGCAGCCGGCGTGGAACAAAACTTTCTCCGTAACAGATTATTCCATGGACAAATCCTTGGAGATATCCTCAGAGGTCAAACAGGTTGATGATCCGGAACAAAGTAGGCTAACTGAAGAAATACAGAAAATTGTACCACCTCTAGCATTGCGGTTGAAAGATGGGATGACATTTGCAGATTTCTCGCGCGAAACGACAAAGCAATACTATGGTGGATCTGGTTTGCAGTCTAATAGATAA
- the LOC103432413 gene encoding sulfate transporter 3.1, with the protein MSTDYAYPSTNVEDSLHRVEIPPHQPFIKTLKSSLKETFFPDDPLRPFKNQTTSRKFILGFQYFFPILEWAPRYTLEFLKSDLISGITIASLAIPQGISYAKLANLPPILGLYSSFVPPLIYAMMGSSRDLAVGTVAVTSLLTASMLGAEVNAAENPTLYLHLAFTATFSAGVFQASLGLLRLGFIVDFLSHATIVGFMAGAATVVCLQQLKGILGLDHFTRGTDLVSVMRSVFSQTHEWRWESGVLGCLFLFFLLTTKYFSKKKPKLFWISAMAPLTSVVLGSVLVYLLHAEKHGVQVIGKLKEGINPLSFGDFVFVSPYLTTAFKAGVIMGIIALAEGIAVGRSFSMFKNYHIDGNKEMIAFGMMNVVGSCTSCYLTTGPFSRSAVNNNAGCKTAMSNVIMAIAVMFTLLFLTPLFHYTPLVVLSAIIIAAMLGLIDYEAAIHLWKVDKFDFVICMSAYIGVVFGSVEIGLVVAVTISVIRVLLFVARPRTFILGNLPNSMDYRNVDQYQSASNIPGILILEIDAPIYFANTNYLRERITRWINDEEDRIKFAGESSLKYVILDMSAVANIDTSGISMFEEVKKLIDRRGRQLVLANPGGEVMKKMSKSELIEKIGRQWIYLTVAEAVAACNFMLHTTKPDPIKDQEPGAWNNV; encoded by the exons ATGAGTACTGATTATGCGTACCCTTCAACCAATGTGGAGGACTCTCTACACCGAGTAGAGATCCCACCGCATCAACctttcatcaaaacattgaagtcTTCTCTCAAGGAGACCTTCTTTCCTGATGACCCATTAAGGCCGTTTAAGAACCAAACTACTTCAAGAAAATTCATTCTTGGCTTCCAGTACTTCTTTCCAATCCTCGAATGGGCGCCTCGCTACACACTCGAGTTCTTGAAATCAGATCTCATTTCCGGCATCACCATCGCTAGCCTCGCGATCCCTCAGGGGATTAGCTATGCCAAGCTTGCTAACTTGCCACCAATTCTTGGCCTAT ATTCAAGCTTTGTTCCACCATTGATTTATGCCATGATGGGGAGCTCAAGAGATTTGGCTGTGGGGACTGTGGCTGTGACCTCACTTCTCACAGCTTCAATGCTGGGGGCTGAGGTCAATGCTGCAGAAAATCCTACCCTTTATCTTCACCTTGCCTTCACCGCAACCTTCTCTGCCGGAGTTTTCCAAGCCTCCTTGGGTTTGTTGAG GCTAGGGTTTATTGTAGATTTTTTATCACATGCAACGATAGTAGGGTTTATGGCGGGGGCAGCAACAGTGGTTTGCCTGCAACAGCTAAAAGGAATTCTAGGGCTTGACCATTTCACCCGTGGGACCGATTTAGTGTCAGTTATGCGCTCTGTTTTCAGCCAAACACATGAG TGGAGATGGGAAAGCGGAGTTTTGGGatgtttatttcttttcttcctcctcaccACAAAATATTTT AGCAAGAAGAAACCTAAGCTCTTTTGGATATCAGCCATGGCACCTTTGACGTCAGTAGTTTTGGGAAGCGTTCTGGTTTATCTCCTCCATGCTGAGAAACACGGCGTTCAAGTG ATAGGAAAGCTGAAGGAGGGGATTAATCCATTGTCGTTTGGAGACTTTGTGTTTGTGTCTCCTTATCTCACAACAGCTTTTAAAGCCGGTGTCATCATGGGCATCATAGCTTTGGCC GAAGGAATAGCAGTTGGGAGAAGCTTTTCCATGTTCAAGAATTACCACATCGATGGGAACAAAGAGATGATTGCCTTTGGGATGATGAACGTTGTTGGTTCTTGCACTTCTTGCTACCTCACTACAG GGCCATTTTCCAGATCAGCAGTGAACAACAATGCAGGATGCAAGACGGCAATGTCAAACGTTATCATGGCAATTGCGGTGATGTTCACATTGTTGTTCCTCACACCATTGTTCCACTACACTCCCCTTGTTGTGTTGTCTGCCATCATAATCGCCGCCATGCTCGGCCTTATAGATTATGAAGCCGCAATCCACCTCTGGAAGGTTGACAAGTTTGACTTCGTCATCTGCATGAGTGCGTACATTGGCGTCGTTTTTGGGAGCGTTGAAATCGGCCTAGTCGTAGCA GTAACAATATCTGTGATCAGGGTGCTTTTGTTTGTGGCAAGGCCTAGGACTTTTATTCTTGGAAACCTTCCGAATTCCATGGATTACAGAAATGTTGACCAGTACCAAAGTGCAAGCAATATTCCTGGAATTCTGATACTTGAGATTGATGCTCCCATTTACTTTGCAAATACTAACTATTTAAGAGAAAG GATTACAAGGTGGATTAATGACGAGGAAGATAGGATAAAATTTGCAggagaaagtagcttaaaataTGTGATATTGGATATGAGTG CGGTTGCTAACATAGACACAAGTGGAATTAGCATGTTTGAAGAAGTTAAGAAGCTAATTGATAGAAGGGGACGTCAG CTTGTATTGGCGAACCCCGGAGGTGaggtgatgaagaagatgagcaAGTCGGAGTTGATCGAGAAAATAGGTCGGCAATGGATTTATCTCACAGTTGCAGAGGCAGTTGCAGCATGCAATTTCATGCTTCACACCACGAAACCCGacccaatcaaagatcaagaaccCGGCGCATGGAATAACGTCTGA